A stretch of Metabacillus sp. FJAT-52054 DNA encodes these proteins:
- the nikB gene encoding nickel ABC transporter permease: MIVKRISEFILFLLILSAVSFVLIQAAPGDPVRSMMKTDDTAISAEQMDSLRKELGLNDPILLQYGKWLIRFFQLDFGHSYMTKQLVIDELLKTFPATLELTFSSLLVMTVIAVPLGTLAALYKGKWQDHLSRIFALAGAAVPSLWLGLLFIQLFSVKLGIFPSMGKGSISHLILPSLTLGIAMAAVYVRILRSSLLESLSQDFIRSAKARGLSNSRIFIHHTFRHSLTPVITIFGISLGSLLGGTVIIEVLFGYPGAGKLVVDAILKRDYPIIQGYILLMGALVCMINILVDLSYRYINPELRIKEANKR, from the coding sequence ATGATAGTTAAAAGAATAAGTGAATTCATCCTTTTCCTGCTGATTTTATCCGCTGTGAGTTTTGTTTTGATCCAAGCAGCACCGGGAGATCCAGTAAGGTCTATGATGAAGACAGATGATACAGCCATATCAGCAGAACAGATGGATAGCCTCAGAAAGGAATTGGGATTGAACGATCCCATACTTCTTCAATATGGCAAGTGGCTGATCCGCTTTTTTCAGCTGGATTTTGGCCATTCCTATATGACAAAACAGCTTGTCATAGATGAGCTATTGAAAACATTCCCTGCCACTCTCGAATTGACATTTTCTTCACTTTTGGTGATGACTGTCATTGCTGTTCCTCTTGGAACGCTTGCCGCTCTTTATAAGGGAAAATGGCAGGATCATCTTAGCCGGATATTTGCTCTTGCAGGGGCTGCTGTTCCAAGCTTATGGCTGGGGCTTCTTTTTATTCAGTTATTTTCAGTGAAATTAGGCATCTTCCCTTCGATGGGCAAGGGATCAATATCCCACCTCATCTTGCCTTCTTTGACTCTAGGGATTGCTATGGCAGCAGTGTATGTGAGAATTCTGAGATCCAGTCTGCTAGAAAGCTTGAGCCAGGATTTTATCCGTTCTGCTAAGGCAAGGGGACTGTCAAACTCCCGAATTTTCATTCATCATACTTTCCGTCATAGCCTTACACCTGTGATTACGATATTTGGGATTAGTCTTGGAAGTCTTTTGGGAGGCACTGTTATTATTGAGGTTTTGTTTGGGTATCCCGGAGCAGGAAAGCTCGTGGTAGATGCGATTCTAAAAAGAGACTACCCAATTATTCAAGGATATATCTTATTAATGGGAGCATTGGTCTGTATGATTAACATCTTGGTCGATCTTTCCTACCGGTATATCAATCCGGAATTACGCATTAAGGAGGCGAATAAAAGATGA
- the nikC gene encoding nickel transporter permease codes for MLVFIAALMIASFLDPVDPAKINMSDRLLPISSEHFLGTDHMGRDLFSRILAGAQSTVGTAFLVLFISFIIGLPIGLIAGYAGGITDRFFMRIADAFMAFPDYIIAIILTGLIGPGLVNLIMAIVMVKWVGYSRLVRSVVISEKEKDYVQMAKINGASSALIIRKHLLPHVLGHLLVMVTLDIGKVILMIASLSYIGLGPQPPSPEWGAMLNESKAFFYNAPQLMIIPGLAIMLVVLVFNLMGDQLRDKLDVKNR; via the coding sequence ATGCTCGTGTTCATTGCAGCCTTAATGATTGCTTCATTCCTTGATCCGGTTGATCCCGCAAAAATCAATATGAGTGACCGTCTTTTGCCTATTAGCAGCGAGCATTTTTTAGGCACCGATCATATGGGCAGAGACTTATTTTCAAGAATACTGGCAGGAGCACAGAGCACTGTAGGTACCGCTTTTTTGGTTCTGTTTATCTCATTTATTATTGGACTTCCTATAGGCCTCATTGCCGGATATGCAGGCGGAATAACAGACCGCTTCTTTATGAGAATAGCCGATGCATTTATGGCATTTCCCGACTATATCATCGCCATTATTTTAACGGGTCTAATTGGACCTGGACTGGTTAATTTGATTATGGCCATTGTCATGGTGAAATGGGTGGGATATTCGAGGCTTGTCCGGAGCGTCGTTATTTCTGAAAAAGAAAAAGATTATGTTCAGATGGCTAAAATTAATGGGGCCAGTTCAGCTTTGATTATTAGAAAACACCTGCTTCCGCATGTTCTTGGCCATCTACTAGTGATGGTAACGCTCGACATTGGAAAAGTAATCTTAATGATTGCCTCCCTCTCCTATATCGGACTTGGACCGCAGCCCCCTTCCCCTGAATGGGGAGCCATGCTGAATGAATCAAAAGCATTTTTTTACAATGCCCCGCAGCTGATGATTATTCCCGGATTAGCCATCATGCTCGTTGTTTTGGTATTCAATTTAATGGGAGATCAGCTAAGAGACAAGCTGGATGTTAAAAATCGATAA
- a CDS encoding ABC transporter ATP-binding protein — translation MNVLEISNLSIHHRNQKIIHSLDLAIEKGDWMAVAGESGSGKTVMAASIGRLLPSELTITAGTILLNSLNLLTIKENNLRPLLGKEISYIFQDYKGAFTPFLTIGKQFNEMLKAHTGDSKKVRNERVYEALRLVGLPEERVYASYPFQLSGGQLQRAAIAMAMILEPTLLIADEPTTALDSLTAASVLKLIEKMQRKTNCAVLFITHDLRHAKKYANKIAIMHNGTIVESGLKTALFHRPEHPYTKSLLSAIPKLKSSHQERLMTADS, via the coding sequence ATGAATGTCCTAGAAATATCGAATCTCTCTATTCATCATAGAAATCAGAAAATCATCCACAGCTTAGACCTTGCCATTGAAAAAGGAGATTGGATGGCTGTGGCTGGTGAGAGCGGCAGCGGAAAAACCGTTATGGCCGCTTCAATTGGCAGGCTTCTTCCTTCTGAATTGACCATTACAGCAGGAACCATTTTACTCAACAGCTTAAACCTGTTAACTATAAAAGAAAATAACCTGCGGCCACTTCTTGGAAAAGAGATTTCTTATATATTCCAAGATTATAAAGGGGCTTTTACACCTTTCTTGACCATTGGAAAGCAATTTAATGAAATGTTAAAAGCCCATACAGGCGATTCAAAAAAGGTAAGAAATGAACGGGTATATGAAGCACTGAGGCTAGTCGGACTTCCTGAAGAAAGGGTGTACGCGAGTTACCCCTTTCAGCTTAGCGGAGGGCAGCTGCAAAGGGCGGCAATCGCAATGGCCATGATCCTGGAGCCGACACTGCTGATTGCAGATGAACCAACCACCGCACTTGACAGCCTCACTGCAGCATCTGTTCTGAAGCTAATTGAAAAAATGCAAAGGAAAACAAACTGCGCCGTACTATTTATTACTCATGATTTAAGGCATGCGAAAAAATATGCGAATAAAATAGCGATCATGCATAATGGAACGATTGTAGAATCAGGATTAAAAACAGCCTTGTTCCATAGGCCTGAGCACCCATATACAAAATCCTTGCTTTCCGCTATTCCCAAATTAAAAAGCAGTCATCAGGAGCGGCTGATGACTGCTGATTCCTAA
- a CDS encoding dipeptide/oligopeptide/nickel ABC transporter ATP-binding protein: MEILAARKISKQYNPLQKAVDGISLTVRKGECVGIVGESGSGKSTLAKCLLGLEKPEQGEIWIGENRLNSLNRKTVRAVRKDIQAVFQNPAASLNPKLKIMDSLMEPLDIQERNPFSLVPRRREGRERTAAELLNIVGISSSYLHRYPHELSGGQKQRVSIARAISIRPSLIILDEPTASLDVSIQAKILNLLKDLQESLGISYLFISHDLAAVNFMGSRTLVMKDGRIVDQFHREDLFAESRHPYTKALVNVFED, encoded by the coding sequence ATGGAAATCCTTGCAGCAAGAAAAATTTCAAAGCAATATAACCCCCTTCAAAAAGCTGTTGACGGGATATCATTAACGGTCAGAAAAGGCGAATGTGTCGGCATAGTCGGAGAAAGCGGAAGCGGAAAAAGTACGCTCGCCAAGTGTCTTCTCGGACTAGAAAAGCCCGAACAAGGAGAGATTTGGATTGGGGAAAACCGCCTCAACTCATTAAATAGGAAAACAGTTCGCGCAGTGAGAAAGGACATTCAGGCCGTCTTTCAAAATCCTGCTGCATCCTTAAATCCAAAACTAAAAATTATGGATTCATTAATGGAACCCTTGGATATTCAGGAAAGAAATCCGTTTTCCCTTGTACCAAGGAGAAGAGAGGGCCGGGAGCGCACCGCGGCCGAGCTACTGAATATCGTCGGAATCTCTTCTTCCTATCTTCATCGTTATCCTCATGAACTAAGCGGCGGGCAAAAGCAAAGAGTAAGCATTGCAAGAGCCATCAGTATACGCCCCTCTCTCATTATCCTAGATGAGCCAACTGCCAGCCTGGATGTCTCTATTCAAGCGAAAATTCTCAATTTATTGAAGGACTTGCAGGAAAGCCTGGGGATTTCCTATTTATTCATCTCTCACGACTTAGCCGCTGTAAATTTTATGGGCAGCCGCACCCTCGTCATGAAGGATGGACGGATCGTTGATCAATTTCATAGAGAGGATTTATTTGCAGAGAGCCGTCATCCTTATACGAAAGCCCTGGTGAACGTATTTGAGGACTAG
- a CDS encoding copper resistance CopC family protein has protein sequence MKKIALMLFLALLFNSNVASAHSKLETSTPKAGETITGKLPEISLTFNTTIEESSKFILLHEGKTEVPVSDIKIDGSTLTGKIPDELKNGSYTVEWDIVGADTHVVKDSMNFNVQRETAAAEDKSPQTQEEEKPQTQEPKTSSEQEKTSSSLPIIIGGVLVVLVIVFLISMFRKKK, from the coding sequence ATGAAAAAAATAGCCCTGATGCTTTTTTTAGCACTTTTATTTAATAGTAATGTGGCCAGTGCCCATTCAAAATTGGAAACCTCAACACCAAAAGCGGGAGAAACGATAACAGGGAAGCTTCCTGAGATTTCTCTTACCTTCAATACAACAATCGAGGAATCAAGCAAATTTATACTTCTGCACGAAGGAAAAACCGAAGTGCCTGTAAGTGATATAAAAATTGACGGCAGTACGCTTACAGGAAAGATTCCAGATGAATTGAAAAATGGTTCCTACACGGTAGAGTGGGATATCGTCGGTGCAGATACTCATGTAGTAAAAGACTCCATGAACTTCAATGTTCAAAGAGAAACAGCAGCGGCAGAGGACAAATCCCCGCAAACTCAAGAGGAAGAAAAGCCTCAAACGCAGGAGCCTAAGACCTCCTCAGAGCAGGAAAAAACCTCTTCTTCCTTGCCAATCATAATTGGCGGAGTGCTTGTGGTGTTAGTGATTGTGTTCCTGATCAGCATGTTCAGGAAGAAAAAATAA
- a CDS encoding PepSY domain-containing protein yields MEALKLDPGKEKESKKERSSIYQTVWRWHFYAGIIFAPFLIILAFSGGVYLFKPQIESVLYKDLYYVQQEAPGKEITAAKQIKRVQDEYPESTITAIKFYGDPARTTEINVMTKVSAKSVYINPYTGKIQGSLAAEEKFTELFKKLHSELIVGGTAANRLVELAACWAVILLATGLYIWWPRNKQSIWGTVLPRFNARGRTFWRDLHAVPAFWLSLGILVLIATGLPWSGVMGEQINKAATATNTGYPPFAFSFMGTPESDIKTKDVAEDVPWATENQPVPASDSGSRTLTVEDIQAIASHKKVEKPYSISLPEGKKGVYTIAASNPNPMKDATLHIDQYSGKVLTDVRFADYGWMAKAISIGIAFHEGTLFGIANQIIGLNLCIGLMVVASSSYVMWKKRKSNGKLGFVAPAQNKKVTRTVFFIMLVLGIVMPLVGISIIAVFLIDWLLIKRIKPLNAWLN; encoded by the coding sequence ATGGAAGCTCTGAAGTTGGATCCTGGCAAAGAAAAAGAAAGTAAAAAAGAAAGAAGCTCTATTTATCAAACGGTTTGGAGATGGCACTTTTATGCTGGAATCATATTTGCACCATTCCTGATCATTCTAGCATTCAGCGGAGGCGTATATTTGTTTAAGCCTCAAATTGAATCTGTACTATATAAAGATCTTTATTATGTACAGCAAGAGGCGCCTGGAAAAGAAATAACGGCAGCAAAACAAATAAAACGCGTTCAGGACGAATATCCGGAAAGTACGATTACAGCGATTAAGTTCTATGGTGATCCTGCAAGAACGACTGAAATCAATGTGATGACCAAAGTATCGGCAAAATCGGTTTACATAAATCCTTATACCGGAAAAATACAAGGTTCTCTAGCAGCCGAGGAAAAATTTACGGAACTCTTCAAAAAACTCCATAGTGAGCTTATTGTCGGAGGAACCGCTGCAAACCGTCTTGTGGAGCTTGCAGCTTGCTGGGCAGTCATTTTGCTCGCTACCGGATTGTATATATGGTGGCCTCGGAACAAACAATCGATTTGGGGAACGGTTCTTCCAAGATTTAATGCGAGGGGAAGGACATTTTGGAGAGATTTGCATGCAGTCCCCGCCTTTTGGCTTTCACTAGGTATACTGGTTTTAATTGCAACAGGCCTTCCATGGTCAGGGGTAATGGGGGAGCAAATTAATAAAGCCGCTACAGCAACCAATACTGGCTATCCTCCCTTTGCATTCAGTTTTATGGGAACCCCTGAATCTGACATAAAAACAAAGGATGTAGCAGAAGATGTACCTTGGGCAACAGAAAATCAGCCAGTTCCCGCTTCTGACAGTGGAAGCAGAACCCTAACGGTTGAGGATATCCAGGCAATCGCGTCTCACAAGAAAGTTGAAAAGCCTTACAGCATTTCACTTCCTGAAGGAAAAAAAGGGGTTTATACGATCGCTGCGTCCAATCCGAATCCAATGAAGGATGCCACGCTTCATATTGATCAGTACAGCGGGAAGGTGCTGACAGATGTCCGGTTTGCTGACTACGGATGGATGGCTAAAGCTATTTCCATTGGAATTGCGTTTCATGAGGGAACTTTATTCGGAATCGCTAACCAGATAATCGGACTGAATTTATGTATCGGCCTTATGGTCGTTGCCTCCAGTTCTTATGTGATGTGGAAGAAGAGAAAATCGAATGGCAAGCTGGGTTTTGTGGCCCCGGCTCAAAATAAAAAAGTAACGAGAACCGTCTTTTTTATCATGCTGGTTTTGGGAATCGTGATGCCGCTGGTGGGAATCTCAATCATTGCTGTATTTCTGATTGATTGGCTCCTCATCAAAAGGATTAAGCCTTTAAATGCCTGGTTAAACTGA
- a CDS encoding histidine kinase has protein sequence MTYKQIKWMILILPTAAIGLWEYIRHAFLLPYLSMDMGNLLTPAIVFAATIFFLLKLFSMLEGIQEELKMERARKAALIERENLARELHDGVAQSLFLLSVKLNKFGKKTGIEKHSEFQDTNQTLKEIYEDTRRAIENLKQLPDPELFSWTKSIQQYLSELEKNHSMEVDFQWDIKEEKLSAKEKIELFACIKEAVMNVIKHAQTNRVWISGQESLKGWTCEIRDNGVGFPAEPINMENGFGLQIMQRRASEMNWRFSKEEGNKGTRILLEKEYK, from the coding sequence TTGACATACAAACAAATCAAGTGGATGATCCTAATTCTCCCGACGGCCGCTATCGGTCTATGGGAATATATTAGGCATGCCTTTTTATTACCGTACTTATCGATGGACATGGGAAATCTATTAACCCCCGCTATTGTTTTTGCAGCAACCATTTTCTTTCTATTGAAATTATTTTCGATGCTTGAAGGGATCCAGGAAGAATTGAAGATGGAGAGGGCAAGAAAAGCAGCCCTGATTGAAAGGGAGAACCTTGCAAGAGAGCTTCATGACGGTGTTGCCCAATCTTTATTTCTTCTTTCGGTAAAATTAAATAAATTCGGGAAGAAAACAGGCATTGAAAAACATTCTGAATTTCAGGATACGAACCAAACATTGAAAGAAATTTATGAAGATACACGGCGGGCGATTGAAAACTTAAAGCAGCTGCCTGATCCTGAACTGTTCAGCTGGACAAAATCCATTCAGCAATACTTATCAGAGCTTGAAAAAAACCACTCAATGGAAGTAGATTTCCAATGGGACATTAAGGAAGAGAAGCTTTCCGCTAAAGAAAAAATAGAACTTTTTGCTTGTATAAAAGAAGCTGTCATGAATGTGATAAAACATGCACAGACAAATAGAGTTTGGATTAGCGGACAGGAATCCTTGAAGGGCTGGACATGTGAAATTCGGGATAACGGAGTTGGTTTTCCAGCGGAGCCTATTAATATGGAGAATGGATTTGGTCTGCAGATTATGCAAAGACGTGCTTCGGAAATGAACTGGAGGTTTTCAAAAGAGGAAGGAAATAAAGGAACGAGGATTCTTCTTGAAAAGGAGTATAAGTAA
- a CDS encoding response regulator transcription factor: MQPFRIVVADDHSHAREGIRIILEEYSDFIIVGEAQNGEEAILMTEKLMPDIILMDIQMPVMDGLEATKIIKTKFPYVKIVMITVSDDVTNLFDALKHGAQGYLLKNIQSGDWYEYLKAFALDEVPMSKEIAFRILKEFPQNKPEADVNPTPLSSRELEVLQLVAKGLPNREISDRLFISEHTVKSHLKNILSKLHLENRVQLTHYAFKQGLIE, from the coding sequence ATGCAGCCATTTCGTATAGTAGTTGCCGATGACCATAGTCATGCCAGGGAAGGAATTCGGATCATCTTAGAGGAATACAGTGATTTTATCATTGTGGGAGAAGCTCAGAACGGCGAAGAGGCGATTCTAATGACGGAAAAGCTAATGCCGGATATTATCCTGATGGATATTCAAATGCCTGTGATGGACGGTCTTGAAGCAACCAAAATCATCAAAACAAAATTTCCATATGTAAAGATTGTCATGATTACCGTATCTGATGATGTGACGAATTTATTCGATGCATTAAAGCATGGGGCTCAAGGATACTTGCTCAAAAATATACAATCCGGGGATTGGTATGAATACCTTAAAGCGTTCGCATTGGATGAAGTGCCGATGTCCAAAGAAATCGCGTTTCGTATATTAAAGGAGTTTCCTCAAAACAAGCCTGAAGCTGATGTCAATCCTACCCCTCTGTCCTCCAGGGAACTCGAGGTCCTTCAGCTCGTCGCAAAGGGGCTGCCGAACAGAGAAATATCAGATAGGCTTTTCATATCGGAGCATACAGTGAAGAGCCATTTAAAGAATATTCTAAGCAAGCTTCATTTGGAAAATCGCGTTCAGCTTACCCATTATGCATTTAAGCAGGGGTTAATTGAGTAA
- a CDS encoding DUF2691 family protein, with product MKRGISFEIPNEYGRFLMNALMSFEISEFVWTSGGEESYLVKGDELQEPLFPDEVSRMDGLLLRELLEENKYYLIFVNLQAFPKGESSLRVETYEEFVNSNCQLVLLVFDSVYVEIYCKDNIRLESLYQNAKLRCFNNLHYITDKNDIRTRLSVW from the coding sequence ATGAAACGAGGGATCAGTTTCGAAATCCCCAATGAATACGGAAGATTTCTTATGAATGCATTAATGTCATTTGAAATATCTGAATTCGTATGGACTAGCGGAGGCGAAGAATCATATTTAGTAAAGGGAGATGAGTTACAGGAACCTCTTTTCCCAGACGAGGTAAGCAGGATGGATGGCTTACTTCTTAGAGAACTTTTAGAAGAAAATAAATATTATCTCATCTTTGTAAATTTACAAGCCTTTCCCAAAGGCGAAAGTTCATTACGTGTTGAGACGTATGAGGAATTTGTAAACAGCAATTGTCAGCTCGTACTTTTAGTCTTTGATTCTGTATATGTGGAAATTTATTGTAAAGACAATATAAGACTTGAAAGCTTGTATCAAAATGCAAAATTAAGATGTTTTAATAATCTTCACTATATAACGGACAAAAACGATATAAGAACTAGACTATCCGTGTGGTAG
- a CDS encoding IS110 family transposase encodes MQDTIKYVGLDVSKENIAVAVAEEGREAPRYWGVIPHTPEAVKKLMKKLGSPKSLRVCYEAGPTGYPLYRLLLTLNIHCSVIAPTLIPKRPGDRIKTDRRDSVRLAQLYRAGELTSVYVPTPEDEALRDLVRCREDVKEDELRVKHRLSKFLLRNDIKPPAGVNKWTNKYFRWLDTLHFENSSLRVTFQEYYYQLKEIGQRLLRLEEEIRVHSNEGVHARKIQALQCLRGVALVTASSVVAEIGSFKRFPTPNHFMGYVGLIPSEYSSGESRRQGNITKTGNRHVRRLLVEAAWSYRYKPAVKGELARRQSGQSPTIQAISWKAQNRLHQKYYRLLSRGKESSKAITAVARELAGFIWAVMQEVEDVPES; translated from the coding sequence ATGCAGGATACCATTAAATACGTAGGTTTAGACGTATCAAAAGAAAATATTGCCGTTGCGGTCGCAGAAGAAGGACGGGAAGCACCGAGATACTGGGGGGTCATTCCTCATACGCCTGAAGCCGTAAAAAAATTGATGAAGAAGCTGGGCAGCCCAAAGTCCCTTCGTGTCTGTTATGAAGCCGGTCCTACCGGATATCCGTTATACAGACTATTACTAACATTGAACATTCATTGTTCAGTGATTGCCCCAACTCTTATTCCGAAAAGGCCTGGAGATCGAATTAAAACCGATCGCCGAGACTCTGTTCGTCTGGCTCAATTATATCGGGCTGGGGAGTTAACGTCCGTTTATGTTCCTACTCCAGAAGACGAAGCCCTTCGGGATCTGGTACGTTGCCGGGAAGATGTGAAAGAGGATGAGTTAAGGGTGAAACACCGGTTAAGCAAATTTTTACTACGCAACGATATTAAGCCACCGGCAGGTGTAAATAAGTGGACCAACAAGTACTTCAGATGGCTGGATACCCTTCATTTTGAGAATTCTTCTTTGCGGGTTACGTTTCAGGAGTACTATTATCAGCTTAAAGAAATCGGTCAAAGACTCTTAAGGCTGGAAGAAGAAATTCGGGTTCACTCAAATGAAGGGGTACATGCCCGGAAAATTCAGGCCCTCCAATGTTTGAGAGGTGTTGCCCTTGTCACCGCCTCGAGTGTTGTGGCAGAAATAGGTTCGTTTAAACGATTCCCAACCCCTAATCACTTCATGGGGTATGTCGGGTTGATTCCAAGCGAATATTCGAGTGGAGAAAGCAGACGGCAAGGAAATATAACCAAGACAGGAAATCGGCATGTACGACGGTTATTGGTCGAAGCCGCTTGGAGTTACCGATATAAGCCTGCGGTTAAAGGAGAATTGGCACGAAGACAAAGTGGACAATCTCCGACCATTCAGGCCATATCCTGGAAAGCACAAAATCGCCTTCATCAAAAGTATTACCGCTTACTATCCAGAGGAAAAGAGAGCAGTAAAGCCATAACAGCTGTAGCGAGAGAGTTAGCTGGGTTTATTTGGGCCGTGATGCAAGAAGTCGAAGATGTCCCAGAATCGTAA
- a CDS encoding rhodanese-like domain-containing protein, with the protein MIKEISPSEVQEKLQNGENIELIDVREDEEVAEGIISKAKHIKMGDIPARAGELDKEKEYIFICRSGRRSENVAAFLQEQGYKVVNMTGGMLEWKGETVPKQ; encoded by the coding sequence ATGATTAAAGAAATCTCACCTTCAGAAGTACAGGAGAAGCTTCAAAACGGAGAAAATATTGAATTAATTGATGTGCGCGAAGACGAGGAAGTAGCAGAAGGCATCATTTCAAAAGCGAAGCATATTAAAATGGGAGATATTCCGGCCAGAGCAGGAGAGCTTGATAAAGAAAAAGAGTACATCTTTATTTGCCGCTCAGGACGCCGCAGCGAAAATGTCGCTGCTTTCCTTCAGGAGCAGGGCTACAAAGTAGTTAATATGACAGGCGGCATGCTTGAATGGAAAGGCGAAACCGTACCGAAACAATAA